The Comamonas endophytica sequence GCGATGCCATGCAGGATTCCTTTATGGTCGGACAGAAAGATGGTCTTCATTGCAGGCAGATGATTGATCCAACCCCTGCCCAAGGTTGTCGGTGCTTTCCGCTCCGCATGTAGTCCATTGCCCGCAGCGACGGCCGCATGCACTACGGCGGTTCGGCCCGTTGTCGTTTACCATCGGTCTACCGCCTTGCTTCGAGGCGGCATCAGGAGGCTTTATGGGCAAGGAACAGCGCAACGAGAAGATGTCCAAGAAACCCAAAAAGGATACTTCTCCCCCGAAAACCGGCAGCCCTTCCGATCGGCCAATGGCTCCCGTCACCACAGTGATGCCGCGCGGCAAGGACAAGAACAAGTAATCCACATCTTTCGCATGCATGCCGCGGCATGCTGTTGCACAAAGGTCCGCCAGGCAGCGGACCTTTTCATTATCCGCCTTTCTCGGTATTTTCCCTGCCAGTTTTTTCGGGCATTAATCCTGTTTGAATCTTCCATTGGCTGAAGCTATTGTCTGGCAAGAAAGTAGGTTGTTGACGACATTATCCAAATGGAGCGGTTTATAGAATTTAACCGTGCAGATCCTTCTGTGCACTCAACTTCCAAGGAGATAAAAATGGCTGTCAATAACCCTCACGGGCATAATCAGTACACCGACAAGAAGAAGATCCAGAACGCCGATGCCGGCAAGCAAGGCAGCACCACGGGTTCCTCGAGCGGGACGCGTGGCGGCACCAGCGAGCAGCATGCCGAGGCCGGGCGCCAGAGCCACAAGAACGATGACAAGTCGTCGTCCTCGCAGTCTGGCCGCAAGAGCGATGGCTGAGTGATGGAGCATTCAACCGGAGCATTGTCGGAAGGTTGAATTTCGTGGCCATCCAGGCGCATTGGAGGAGGCAGGGGGATAATTCCAGGCCCCGTTGTCTTTCTGCAATGCGCCTTTTGCATTGCGGGCAAACGATATTCGGGATAATCCCGGTCCTTTGCTGGTTCAGCCAGCAAATACCTGCGGAGATTGGCCTCCGCGGGGCTGGCGGCGATATTCAATGAGCAGTGGGAGGCGGGGTTATCCATGCCCCGGGGAAGAGAAGCGGGGGAAGGGAAATCCCAGGGGAAATCTCTGGGATTTCTTCTGGACTGTCCGCGCAAATTGGTTACCCGGACATTTTGCGTCGCGCAATACATGGGTTGGCGGCGCCAACGAAAAAAGGACTTGAGGCTTTGCCCCAAGTCCTTTTTGAATCAATGGTCGGCGAGAAAGGATTCGAACCTTCGACCCCTTGCACCCCATGCAAGTGCGCTACCAGGCTGCGCTACACGCCGACGAGAACGCTATTGTATGCCAAACATGGGCGGCCTTTTGGCAAACTGCCACTATTTTCCAAAATGAGGCCGGCGCTGCACGCCGCAGCCTGTGGCAGGCGCTGCCGTTGTGCTGCGCACCTTGGCGCGCTGCACTGCGCGTGGCCCATGCGCAGGTGCGCCCCAAAGCCCGCGGGCAGGCTCGCGCCGGGGGTGGTTGGCGGCTCGCTATAATTGCTGATTCGATTTTTAGTGCGCGACGCGCCTTCAGCCTGCATGGACTGGACGCCCGCTGCCTAAGCTATTGATTTTCTTGGCGTGCGGGTGTCTCCGCGCGCCACCCATGTGAGACTTTGCGGAACACGGTGCAGGCTGCACTGCAGCCGGCACGGTCCACATATCCCTGATTAGGAAGAACCATGGCCGTTACTGTTGAAACCCTCGAAAAGCTCGAGCGCAAGATCACGCTCAGCTTGCCTTTGTCCGCAATCCAGTCCGAAGTCGACGCACGCCTGAAGCGCGTTGCCCGCACCGTGAAGATGGACGGCTTCCGTCCCGGCAAGGTGCCGATGAACGTGGTGGCCCAGCGCTATGGCTACTCGCTGCAGTACGAAGTGCTGAACGACAAGGTCGGCGAAGCCTTTGCCCAGGCCGTGAGCGAAGCCAAGCTGCGCGTCGCCGGCCAGCCCCGCATCACCGAAAAGGAAGGCGCGCCTGAAGGCGAAGCCCAATTCGACGCCGTGTTCGAAGTGCTGCCCGAAGTCAAGATCGAAGACCTGTCGACTGCCGAAGTCGACAAGCTGACGGCCGAAGTGGACGACGCCGCCATCGACAAGACCATCGACATCCTGCGCAAGCAGCGCCGCACCTTCGCCCAGCGTGCCCAGGAAGAAGCGGCAGCGGACGGCGACCGCGTCACGGTGGACTTCGAAGGCAAGATCGACGGCGAGACCTTTGCCGGCGGCAAGGCCGAAGACTTCCAGTTCCTGGTCGGCGAAGGCCAGATGCTCAAGGAATTCGAAGACGCCGTGCGCGGCATGAAGACCGGCGAAAGCAAGACTTTCCCGCTGGCCTTCCCCGAGGACTACCACGGCAAGGACGTGGCCGGTAAGACCGCCGACTTCCTCGTGACCCTGAAGAAGATCGAAGCCGCCAACCTGCCCGAAGTCAACGAAGCGCTGGCCAAGTCGCTGGGCATCGCCGACGGCACCGTCGACGGCCTGCGCGCCGACATCAAGAAGAACCTCGAGCGCGAAGTCAAGTTCCGCCTGCAGGCCCGCAACAAGCAGGCCGTGATGGACGCCCTGGTCGCCAAGGCCGAGCTCGACCTGCCCAATGCCAGCGTGCAAGCCGAAGTGGCGCGCCTGCTGGAAGGCGCACGCGCCGAACTGAAGCAGCGCGGCATCAAGGACGCCGAGAAGGCCGAGATCCCCGAGGACGTGTTCCGTCCCCAAGCCGAGCGCCGCGTGCGCCTGGGCCTGGTGGTGGCCGAGCTGGTGCGCGCCAATGAACTGCACGCCACGCCCGAGCAGCTCAA is a genomic window containing:
- the tig gene encoding trigger factor; the encoded protein is MAVTVETLEKLERKITLSLPLSAIQSEVDARLKRVARTVKMDGFRPGKVPMNVVAQRYGYSLQYEVLNDKVGEAFAQAVSEAKLRVAGQPRITEKEGAPEGEAQFDAVFEVLPEVKIEDLSTAEVDKLTAEVDDAAIDKTIDILRKQRRTFAQRAQEEAAADGDRVTVDFEGKIDGETFAGGKAEDFQFLVGEGQMLKEFEDAVRGMKTGESKTFPLAFPEDYHGKDVAGKTADFLVTLKKIEAANLPEVNEALAKSLGIADGTVDGLRADIKKNLEREVKFRLQARNKQAVMDALVAKAELDLPNASVQAEVARLLEGARAELKQRGIKDAEKAEIPEDVFRPQAERRVRLGLVVAELVRANELHATPEQLKAHVEELAASYEKPEEVVRWYFGDRQRLAEVEAVVVENNVTEFVLGKAKVNDKSVSFDELMGQA